The segment GGGAAGCCGGACACCGGGGCCGTCGCCGCCTCCGGCGAGGGCGCGGACGACGAGGTGAAGGTGCCGGTCATCGCGCACTGACCCGCGCCGTTCCCGTCAGGACCTGCCCTGGTTCCGCTCAGCGGAGCCAGGGCAGGTCCGCGTCCGCGTCCGTGGGTTCGAGGCCCTCGGCCATGACGCGCATGATCGCGCCGAGCTGTTCGACCTGCTCGGGCGCGAGTCGGTCGAAGAGGGCCTGGCGCACGGCCGCCACATGGCCGGGGGCGTTCTGACGGAGGACCTCCACGCCTTCCTCCGTCAGCTGGGCGAACTGGCCGCGTTTGTCGGAGGGGCAGTTCTCCCGCCGTACCCAGCCGTTCTTCTCCAGGCGGGCGATCGCGTGGGAGAGCCGGGAGCGGGTGATCTTGGCGCTTCTGGCCAGCTCGGTCATCCGGAGCCGGCGGCGGGGGGCCTGGGAGAGCTGGACGAGCAGCCCGTAGTAGATGTGCGGCATTCCGGCGTCGCGCTGCAGCTGGCGGTCGAGGTGGTCTTCGAGGAGCGTGGTGGCGTGCAGGTACGCGCGCCAGACGTGCTGCTCCTCGTCGGTGAGCCAGCGGGGTTCGGTCATGTCTCCCATGATGCCCAATCGTACGACTCATTCTTGAAAGTTGAACTACATAGGTCTACGGTGTAGGACAGAACGCTTGAAGTTTCAAGAACCAGTCGTGAATCAGTACGGAACCGGCCCCTGAGCCGGTACGGAACCGGTCCACGCGCCAGTTCGCTGTCTACGTCGGAAACCGGAGGTGGTCGCCATGGACGCCACGCTCGAACGGATGCCCGCCCTCTACCTGTCCCACGGCGCCCCGCCGCTCGCCGACGACCCCGTCTGGCCCGGCGAACTCGCCGCCTGGTCCGCGGACCTCCCGCGCCCCAAGGCGATCCTCATGGTCTCCGCCCACTGGGAAGAGGCCCCGCTCGCCCTCGGCGCCACCGAGACCGTCCCCCTCGTCTACGACTTCTGGGGCTTCCCCGAGCACTACTACCGCGTCCAGTACGCGGCCCCCGGCGCCCCGCAGCTCGCCGAGGCCGTCCGCAAGCTGCTCCGCGCACCCGGCCATCCCGTGCAGGACATCCCCGACCGGGGCCTCGACCACGGCGCGTACGTGCCGCTCGTCGAGATGTTCCCGGGCGCCGACATCCCCGTACTCCAGATCTCGATGCCCACCCTCGACCCGCGCCGCCTCATGGACATCGGGCGCAGGCTCGCCCCGCTCCGCGACGAGGGCGTCCTGATCGTGGGCAGCGGCTTCTTCACCCACAACCTGGCCGCCCTCCGGCACACCGGCGGTGGTGTGCCGGGCTGGTCGGCCGAGTTCGACGCCTGGGGGCACGAGGCCCTCGCCGCGCAGGACGTCGACGCGCTCCTCGACTTCGAGCACAAGTCGCCGGCCGGGCGCCTCGCCCATCCGCGCACGGAACACTTCGCCCCGCTCTTCGTCACCATGGGCGCGGCGGACGCGGCCGGCGACCTCGATGCGGAGCGGTCGGTGATCGACGGCTTCTGGATGGGGCTCGCCAAGCGGTCGGTGCAGTTCGGGTAGCCCGCCCCGGCCCGGCTTGCCCCGCCCCGGCCCGCCCCGGCCCGCCCGGGGCTAGAACACCGGTGGGTTCAGCTCGATCGAGCGCGTGGCGGCGGCGAGGGCGAGCGGGCCGCCGACGTCGAGCGCCGTGTCGGTGAACTTGATCGTGTGGTCGTCGCCGTGTGCCGCCGCCCGCTCGAAGACCTCCTCGGCGGTGAGGGCGGTCGGCGTGTACGCGGCGGGCTCCGGCGGGGTGTACGCGGCGGTCACCGCGGCCGACGCCGACCACGCCGCCGCCAAGCTCGGCGCCCACAGCCCGCGGGGGAGCGCGGGCAGGGCGCGCAGGACCGCGTTCGGCGCGGTCGCCGCGTGGACCAGCATGATCGGCTCGCCGTGGCCATGGGTCGCGTACCGGTGCGTGGCTGCCGTGACCAGCTCGACGAGCCGGTCCCTCGCCGTGTCGGGGTCCGGGGCCGTACCCCAGACCGGGAACGCCGTCAGCTGCGCGAGCCGGTCCCGGATCCCGCCGTCCTGCACCGGAACCGGCGGTACGGCGTCCAGTGCGGCCGCCGCCGTCGGCGCCGCGGCCAGCGGGCTCAGCGGGGGAAGCGGCAGACTGCGGGCCGCCCAGTACCCGAGCGCGTGCGCCAGCTCGGCGCGGCGGGGCGCGGTCACTCCCTCGTCCCCGGACGCCAGGAGGGTGCGCACGGCATGACCGGTGCGGATCACGGGGTGCGTCGCCGAGGCCGCGATCCCCGGCAGCAGCCGGGGCCACCACTCGGCGAGGACCTCCCGCCAGGGGCGCCCGTCGAGCTCGCGGGTGAAGAAGCGGGTCCAGTCGGTGATCCGGGCCGGGTCGCCGAGCGCCTCCCACCAGTCGTCGGCCGTGACGGGCCGGGACGGCGGCGGCAGCTCCTCCAGCTTGTGGGCGTACCGGTCGAGCCAGCGGTGCACGGTCGAGGCCTGGCCGTTGCGGACCAGGGCCTCGACGGCCATGGGGGCGTGATTGGTGAGCCAGCCGTTGCGCTCGGGTCCTGCGGTGTGGAGGCGTTCGAGGGCTTCGTCGAGGGTGCCGGATGCGAGGGTGCCGGATGCGTCGGTGCCGCGTGCGTCGCTCATGGAGCCGACGCTAGGGCGAGGGAGGGGCGGCGCGTAACGGACTCGGGACCTAGTCCGGGAGGCCGCTCGGACCTAGTCCGCGAGGCCGAGGAGGCTCGGCCTCCGGGTGGGCAACCCGATGGCCCGTCCGAGCGTCTTGAGGGGTGACGCCGCTTGTGATCGCGGTCTCACCGACAGTGTGGTCGTGGGACCCGCGAGCGGCGCCGGAACACCCTCCGTGCCCGGTCTGACCTGCACCTCCATGGGTGCCCGCGGCATGCCCGCAGGGGCGGCAGCGCCGCAGGATACTGCATGATCGCGAAAATCCATGTGCCGGGTGGGAATTCTGTCCTGATTCCAGTCGTTGTTTCCGTCGGATGCAGGGCACCCGAAAAGGTGTCGCGACCTACTCAGCAAGGGAGCACGCATGGCAACCCGTGCCGTCGCCCGTCGTCAGACCTCCGCCAAGAGCGGGGCCGCACGGGCAAGCAGCGTTCGCGCCGTGGGCGGGGAGATCGCCGACCGCGACCTGGTCGGCATGTACCTCGACGAGATCGCGCGCACGCCCCTGCTCGACGCCGCCAAGGAGGTCGAGCTCTCCCAGACGATCGAGGCCGGGGTGTACGCCCGGCAGATACTCGACGGAGCTGTGACATCAGCCGCTGCCGCGGCGGGGTCGACCGAGGCCGGCGGCGCGTCCCGCGAGGAGCTCGAAGCCCTCTACGAGGCGGGCGAGCGTGCCAAGGACCTCTTCATCAAGTCCAACCTGCGGCTCGTGGTGGCCGTCGCCCGGCGCTACCCGCGCAGCGGGCTGCCGCTGCTCGACCTGATCCAGGAAGGGAACGCGGGCCTGGTGCGCGCGGTCGAGAAGTTCGACTACGCGAAGGGCTTCAAGTTCTCCACGTACGCCACGTGGTGGATCCGCCAGGCCATCACCCGGTCGATCGCCGACCAGTCCCGCACGATCCGGCTCCCCGTCCACCTGGTGGAGGAGCTCGGCCGGATCCGCCGGGTGCAGCGCGAGTTCAACCGGGAGCACGGCCGCGAGCCGGAGCCGGCGGAGATCGCCGCCGAGCTGGACACGAAGCCCGAGCGCGTCGTCGACGTCCTCGACTGGGCGCGTGACCCGGTCTCGCTGAACATGTCGGTGGACGACGAGGGCGAGACGCAGTTCGGCGACCTCCTGGAGGACACGTCGGCGATCTCGCCGGAGCAGTCGGTCCTCACGCTGCTGCGCAGCGAGGAGCTCGACGACCTCATCGACAAGCTCGACCACCGGACGGCGTCGATCATCCGCATGCGGTACGGCATCGAGGACGGGCGCGAGCGGACGCTGACGGAGGTCGGCAAGCAGCACGGCCTCACGCGCGAGCGGATCCGCCAGATCGAGAAGCACGCGCTCGTGGAACTGAAGAAGATGGCCCACGACACGGGCTTCGACGCGGTGGCCTAGAGCGGCCGGCCGAGGCGCGCGGGTACCGGGGCAAGCCCCCGGTACCCGCTCCCCCTCGCCGTGCGGCTGCGCCCTCAGCCGTGTGTCGCCGCCGCCAGCCTCGTCGCCAGGTCCTCCACGTACGTGAGCAGCGGCGCCGGGCTCCGGATCGTGAAGGGGGCGTCCACCAGGGCGAGCCGGATGGCCAGCCATTCGACGGAGTCCGTCGAGCGGGTCCGCAGGCGGCAGCTCTTCGGTCCCGTCGCGGTCGGGACCAGGTGCGACGGCAGCCGCGCCGTGACGAAGTCGGCGGGCGCCTCGAAGGACACGTCCAGGTCGACTTCCGGCTGCGCCCGCGACATGGAGCGGACCAGGAGCTGCGCCGCGTCGCCCGCCGGCAGCTCGCGGGGCGTGAAGCGGGCCCCCGTGGCGAGCGGATCGCTCACCCGGTCCACCCGGAAGGTGCGCCAGTCCTCACGCCCCAGGTCGTACGCCACGAGGTACCACCGGCGCCCGGTGGAGACGAGCCGGTAGGGCTCGACCAGGCGCTTCGACTCGGCCCCGTCGCCCGCCCGGTAGCCGAAGCGGAGCTTCTCCCGGCCGGTCACCGCGCCCGCCAGGGCGGTCAGGGTCGCCGGGGTGACCGTCGCGCCGTCGCCCCGGGTCAGCGGGATCGTCGCGTTCTGGAGGGTGGAGACCCGGTGGCGCAGCCGCGCCGGGAGGACCTGCTCCAGCTTCGCCAGGGCCCGTACGGACGCCTCCTCCACCCCCTCGATCGCGTGCCCCGCCCCCGCCCGCAGGCCGACCGCGATGGCGACGGCCTCCTCGTCGTCGAGGAGGAGCGGTGGCATGGCCGTACCGGCGACGAGCCGGTACCCGCCGAACGCGCCGAGCGTCGCCTCGACGGGGTAGCCGAGGTCGCGGAGCCGGTCGATGTCCCGGCGGATGGTGCGGGGGGAGACCGAGAGCCGTTCGGCGAGCTCGCTGCCGGGCCACTCGCGAGGGGTCTGCAGGAGCGAGAGCAGATTCAGGAGTCGTACCGGGGTGTCCGTCATGCGTTC is part of the Streptomyces sp. NBC_00250 genome and harbors:
- a CDS encoding questin oxidase family protein, whose translation is MSDARGTDASGTLASGTLDEALERLHTAGPERNGWLTNHAPMAVEALVRNGQASTVHRWLDRYAHKLEELPPPSRPVTADDWWEALGDPARITDWTRFFTRELDGRPWREVLAEWWPRLLPGIAASATHPVIRTGHAVRTLLASGDEGVTAPRRAELAHALGYWAARSLPLPPLSPLAAAPTAAAALDAVPPVPVQDGGIRDRLAQLTAFPVWGTAPDPDTARDRLVELVTAATHRYATHGHGEPIMLVHAATAPNAVLRALPALPRGLWAPSLAAAWSASAAVTAAYTPPEPAAYTPTALTAEEVFERAAAHGDDHTIKFTDTALDVGGPLALAAATRSIELNPPVF
- a CDS encoding dioxygenase family protein, encoding MDATLERMPALYLSHGAPPLADDPVWPGELAAWSADLPRPKAILMVSAHWEEAPLALGATETVPLVYDFWGFPEHYYRVQYAAPGAPQLAEAVRKLLRAPGHPVQDIPDRGLDHGAYVPLVEMFPGADIPVLQISMPTLDPRRLMDIGRRLAPLRDEGVLIVGSGFFTHNLAALRHTGGGVPGWSAEFDAWGHEALAAQDVDALLDFEHKSPAGRLAHPRTEHFAPLFVTMGAADAAGDLDAERSVIDGFWMGLAKRSVQFG
- a CDS encoding helix-turn-helix transcriptional regulator, producing MTDTPVRLLNLLSLLQTPREWPGSELAERLSVSPRTIRRDIDRLRDLGYPVEATLGAFGGYRLVAGTAMPPLLLDDEEAVAIAVGLRAGAGHAIEGVEEASVRALAKLEQVLPARLRHRVSTLQNATIPLTRGDGATVTPATLTALAGAVTGREKLRFGYRAGDGAESKRLVEPYRLVSTGRRWYLVAYDLGREDWRTFRVDRVSDPLATGARFTPRELPAGDAAQLLVRSMSRAQPEVDLDVSFEAPADFVTARLPSHLVPTATGPKSCRLRTRSTDSVEWLAIRLALVDAPFTIRSPAPLLTYVEDLATRLAAATHG
- a CDS encoding sigma-70 family RNA polymerase sigma factor: MATRAVARRQTSAKSGAARASSVRAVGGEIADRDLVGMYLDEIARTPLLDAAKEVELSQTIEAGVYARQILDGAVTSAAAAAGSTEAGGASREELEALYEAGERAKDLFIKSNLRLVVAVARRYPRSGLPLLDLIQEGNAGLVRAVEKFDYAKGFKFSTYATWWIRQAITRSIADQSRTIRLPVHLVEELGRIRRVQREFNREHGREPEPAEIAAELDTKPERVVDVLDWARDPVSLNMSVDDEGETQFGDLLEDTSAISPEQSVLTLLRSEELDDLIDKLDHRTASIIRMRYGIEDGRERTLTEVGKQHGLTRERIRQIEKHALVELKKMAHDTGFDAVA
- a CDS encoding MarR family winged helix-turn-helix transcriptional regulator, with protein sequence MTEPRWLTDEEQHVWRAYLHATTLLEDHLDRQLQRDAGMPHIYYGLLVQLSQAPRRRLRMTELARSAKITRSRLSHAIARLEKNGWVRRENCPSDKRGQFAQLTEEGVEVLRQNAPGHVAAVRQALFDRLAPEQVEQLGAIMRVMAEGLEPTDADADLPWLR